One segment of Accipiter gentilis chromosome 26, bAccGen1.1, whole genome shotgun sequence DNA contains the following:
- the HNRNPH1 gene encoding heterogeneous nuclear ribonucleoprotein H isoform X4 — protein sequence MDPCHTEETEGEIPGLGFSDRSEQIVSRGVASAFEAATTETETEPSLTPNVMLNTESSEGYVVKVRGLPWSCSTEEVQRFFSDCKILNGALGIRFIYTREGRPSGEAFAELESEEDVKLALKKDRETMGHRYVEVFKSNNVEMDWVLKHTGPNSPDTANDGFVRLRGLPFGCSKEEIVQFFSGLEIVPNGITLPVDFQGRSTGEAFVQFASQEIAEKALKKHKERIGHRYIEIFKSSRAEVRTHYDPPRKLLAMQRPGPYDRPGLTRGYNSLGRGSSLERMRRGAYGGGYGGYDDYNGYNDGYGFGSDRFGREWTLFSAGMSDHRYGDGGSTFQSTTGHCVHMRGLPYRATENDIYNFFSPLNPVRVHIEIGPDGRVTGEADVEFATHEDAVAAMSKDKANMQHRYVELFLNSTAGGSGGAYGSQMMGAMGSQSSYGGPANQQLSGGYGGGYGGQSSMSGYDPGSQGAMNSSYYSSGNRASMGVNGMGGMSNMSNMSGGWGM from the exons GCTTCAGTGACCGAAGCGAGCAGATTGTTTCACGTGGGGTAGCGTCAGCATTTGAAGCTG CAACCACGGAAACGGAGACGGAGCCGAGCCTCACCCCCAATGTGATGCTCAACACGGAGAGCAGCGAGGGATATGTGGTGAAAGTCAGGGGGCTGCCCTGGTCCTGCTCCACCGAGGAGGTGCAGAGGTTTTTCTCTG ATTGCAAAATTCTAAATGGGGCTTTGGGTATCCGTTTCATCTACACCAGGGAGGGCAGACCAAGTGGAGAAGCATTTGCTGAACTTGAATCGGAGGAGGATGTGAAATTGGCACTGAAAAAGGACAGAGAAACAATGGGACACAGATATGTTGAAG TTTTCAAGTCAAACAACGTTGAAATGGATTGGGTTCTGAAGCATACTGGTCCCAACAGCCCTGATACGGCTAATGATGGTTTTGTACGTCTTAGAGGACTCCCATTTGGCTGTAGTAAAGAAGAAATTGTACAGTTTTTTTCAG GGTTGGAAATCGTGCCAAATGGGATAACATTGCCGGTGGACTTCCAGGGGAGGAGTACGGGGGAGGCCTTCGTGCAGTTTGCTTCACAGGAAATAGCTGAAAAGGCTCTAAAGAAACACAAGGAAAGAATAGGGCACAG GTACATTGAGATCTTCAAGAGTAGTCGAGCGGAAGTGCGCACTCACTACGACCCTCCACGCAAGCTGTTGGCAATGCAGAGACCCGGTCCTTACGACAGACCTGGTCTTACGCGGGGATATAACAGTCTTGGTAGAGGAAGTAGCTTGGAAAGAATGAGGCGTGGAGCCTACGGAGGAG GTTATGGAGGTTATGATGACTACAATGGGTATAATGATGGCTATGGTTTTGGTTCTGATAGATTTGGAAGAG AATGGACTCTTTTCTCTGCAGGAATGTCGGACCACAGATACGGCGACGGGGGATCCACCTTCCAGAGCACGACTGGCCACTGCGTCCACATGAGAGGTCTGCCTTACAGAGCTACGGAGAATGATATCTATAAC TTCTTCTCACCTCTGAACCCTGTAAGAGTACACATCGAAATCGGACCAGATGGCAGAGTAACCGGAGAGGCAGACGTTGAATTCGCTACTCATGAGGATGCAGTGGCCGCTATGTCCAAAGACAAAGCAAATATGC AACACAGATATGTAGAACTCTTCTTGAATTCTACAGCAGGAGGAAGTGGTGGTGCCTATGGCAGTCAAATGATGGGAGCAATGG GAAGCCAATCCAGTTACGGTGGTCCAGCTAACCAGCAGCTGAGTGGGGGTTATGGAGGAGGATATGGTGGTCAGAGCAGCATGAGTGGCTATG ACCCCGGGAGCCAGGGCGCCATGAACAGCAGTTACTACAGCAGCGGGAACCGCGCGTCCATGGGAGTGAACGGCATGGGCGGCATGTCGAACATGTCCAACATGAGTGGTGGCTGGGGAATGTAA
- the HNRNPH1 gene encoding heterogeneous nuclear ribonucleoprotein H isoform X10 — translation MDPCHTEETEGEIPGLGFSDRSEQIVSRGVASAFEAATTETETEPSLTPNVMLNTESSEGYVVKVRGLPWSCSTEEVQRFFSDCKILNGALGIRFIYTREGRPSGEAFAELESEEDVKLALKKDRETMGHRYVEVFKSNNVEMDWVLKHTGPNSPDTANDGFVRLRGLPFGCSKEEIVQFFSGLEIVPNGITLPVDFQGRSTGEAFVQFASQEIAEKALKKHKERIGHRYIEIFKSSRAEVRTHYDPPRKLLAMQRPGPYDRPGLTRGYNSLGRGSSLERMRRGAYGGGYGGYDDYNGYNDGYGFGSDRFGREWTLFSAGMSDHRYGDGGSTFQSTTGHCVHMRGLPYRATENDIYNFFSPLNPVRVHIEIGPDGRVTGEADVEFATHEDAVAAMSKDKANMQHRYVELFLNSTAGGSGGAYGSQMMGAMGSQSSYGGPANQQLSGGYGGGYGGQSSMSGYVGGIYEVAQQGQALGEGCFESA, via the exons GCTTCAGTGACCGAAGCGAGCAGATTGTTTCACGTGGGGTAGCGTCAGCATTTGAAGCTG CAACCACGGAAACGGAGACGGAGCCGAGCCTCACCCCCAATGTGATGCTCAACACGGAGAGCAGCGAGGGATATGTGGTGAAAGTCAGGGGGCTGCCCTGGTCCTGCTCCACCGAGGAGGTGCAGAGGTTTTTCTCTG ATTGCAAAATTCTAAATGGGGCTTTGGGTATCCGTTTCATCTACACCAGGGAGGGCAGACCAAGTGGAGAAGCATTTGCTGAACTTGAATCGGAGGAGGATGTGAAATTGGCACTGAAAAAGGACAGAGAAACAATGGGACACAGATATGTTGAAG TTTTCAAGTCAAACAACGTTGAAATGGATTGGGTTCTGAAGCATACTGGTCCCAACAGCCCTGATACGGCTAATGATGGTTTTGTACGTCTTAGAGGACTCCCATTTGGCTGTAGTAAAGAAGAAATTGTACAGTTTTTTTCAG GGTTGGAAATCGTGCCAAATGGGATAACATTGCCGGTGGACTTCCAGGGGAGGAGTACGGGGGAGGCCTTCGTGCAGTTTGCTTCACAGGAAATAGCTGAAAAGGCTCTAAAGAAACACAAGGAAAGAATAGGGCACAG GTACATTGAGATCTTCAAGAGTAGTCGAGCGGAAGTGCGCACTCACTACGACCCTCCACGCAAGCTGTTGGCAATGCAGAGACCCGGTCCTTACGACAGACCTGGTCTTACGCGGGGATATAACAGTCTTGGTAGAGGAAGTAGCTTGGAAAGAATGAGGCGTGGAGCCTACGGAGGAG GTTATGGAGGTTATGATGACTACAATGGGTATAATGATGGCTATGGTTTTGGTTCTGATAGATTTGGAAGAG AATGGACTCTTTTCTCTGCAGGAATGTCGGACCACAGATACGGCGACGGGGGATCCACCTTCCAGAGCACGACTGGCCACTGCGTCCACATGAGAGGTCTGCCTTACAGAGCTACGGAGAATGATATCTATAAC TTCTTCTCACCTCTGAACCCTGTAAGAGTACACATCGAAATCGGACCAGATGGCAGAGTAACCGGAGAGGCAGACGTTGAATTCGCTACTCATGAGGATGCAGTGGCCGCTATGTCCAAAGACAAAGCAAATATGC AACACAGATATGTAGAACTCTTCTTGAATTCTACAGCAGGAGGAAGTGGTGGTGCCTATGGCAGTCAAATGATGGGAGCAATGG GAAGCCAATCCAGTTACGGTGGTCCAGCTAACCAGCAGCTGAGTGGGGGTTATGGAGGAGGATATGGTGGTCAGAGCAGCATGAGTGGCTATG TAGGCGGTATTTACGAGGTGGCCCAGCAAGGACAGGCGTTGGGGGAAGGATGCTTCGAATCGGCCTGA
- the HNRNPH1 gene encoding heterogeneous nuclear ribonucleoprotein H isoform X1, protein MDPCHTEETEGEIPGLGFSDRSEQIVSRGVASAFEAATTETETEPSLTPNVMLNTESSEGYVVKVRGLPWSCSTEEVQRFFSDCKILNGALGIRFIYTREGRPSGEAFAELESEEDVKLALKKDRETMGHRYVEVFKSNNVEMDWVLKHTGPNSPDTANDGFVRLRGLPFGCSKEEIVQFFSGLEIVPNGITLPVDFQGRSTGEAFVQFASQEIAEKALKKHKERIGHRYIEIFKSSRAEVRTHYDPPRKLLAMQRPGPYDRPGLTRGYNSLGRGSSLERMRRGAYGGGYGGYDDYNGYNDGYGFGSDRFGREWTLFSAGMSDHRYGDGGSTFQSTTGHCVHMRGLPYRATENDIYNFFSPLNPVRVHIEIGPDGRVTGEADVEFATHEDAVAAMSKDKANMQHRYVELFLNSTAGGSGGAYGSQMMGAMVKESEGVVQDWNTSTLPGSQSSYGGPANQQLSGGYGGGYGGQSSMSGYDPGSQGAMNSSYYSSGNRASMGVNGMGGMSNMSNMSGGWGM, encoded by the exons GCTTCAGTGACCGAAGCGAGCAGATTGTTTCACGTGGGGTAGCGTCAGCATTTGAAGCTG CAACCACGGAAACGGAGACGGAGCCGAGCCTCACCCCCAATGTGATGCTCAACACGGAGAGCAGCGAGGGATATGTGGTGAAAGTCAGGGGGCTGCCCTGGTCCTGCTCCACCGAGGAGGTGCAGAGGTTTTTCTCTG ATTGCAAAATTCTAAATGGGGCTTTGGGTATCCGTTTCATCTACACCAGGGAGGGCAGACCAAGTGGAGAAGCATTTGCTGAACTTGAATCGGAGGAGGATGTGAAATTGGCACTGAAAAAGGACAGAGAAACAATGGGACACAGATATGTTGAAG TTTTCAAGTCAAACAACGTTGAAATGGATTGGGTTCTGAAGCATACTGGTCCCAACAGCCCTGATACGGCTAATGATGGTTTTGTACGTCTTAGAGGACTCCCATTTGGCTGTAGTAAAGAAGAAATTGTACAGTTTTTTTCAG GGTTGGAAATCGTGCCAAATGGGATAACATTGCCGGTGGACTTCCAGGGGAGGAGTACGGGGGAGGCCTTCGTGCAGTTTGCTTCACAGGAAATAGCTGAAAAGGCTCTAAAGAAACACAAGGAAAGAATAGGGCACAG GTACATTGAGATCTTCAAGAGTAGTCGAGCGGAAGTGCGCACTCACTACGACCCTCCACGCAAGCTGTTGGCAATGCAGAGACCCGGTCCTTACGACAGACCTGGTCTTACGCGGGGATATAACAGTCTTGGTAGAGGAAGTAGCTTGGAAAGAATGAGGCGTGGAGCCTACGGAGGAG GTTATGGAGGTTATGATGACTACAATGGGTATAATGATGGCTATGGTTTTGGTTCTGATAGATTTGGAAGAG AATGGACTCTTTTCTCTGCAGGAATGTCGGACCACAGATACGGCGACGGGGGATCCACCTTCCAGAGCACGACTGGCCACTGCGTCCACATGAGAGGTCTGCCTTACAGAGCTACGGAGAATGATATCTATAAC TTCTTCTCACCTCTGAACCCTGTAAGAGTACACATCGAAATCGGACCAGATGGCAGAGTAACCGGAGAGGCAGACGTTGAATTCGCTACTCATGAGGATGCAGTGGCCGCTATGTCCAAAGACAAAGCAAATATGC AACACAGATATGTAGAACTCTTCTTGAATTCTACAGCAGGAGGAAGTGGTGGTGCCTATGGCAGTCAAATGATGGGAGCAATGG TCAAGGAATCGGAAGGGGTAGTCCAAGATTGGAACACTAGCACATTGCCAG GAAGCCAATCCAGTTACGGTGGTCCAGCTAACCAGCAGCTGAGTGGGGGTTATGGAGGAGGATATGGTGGTCAGAGCAGCATGAGTGGCTATG ACCCCGGGAGCCAGGGCGCCATGAACAGCAGTTACTACAGCAGCGGGAACCGCGCGTCCATGGGAGTGAACGGCATGGGCGGCATGTCGAACATGTCCAACATGAGTGGTGGCTGGGGAATGTAA
- the HNRNPH1 gene encoding heterogeneous nuclear ribonucleoprotein H isoform X5, with product MDPCHTEETEGEIPGLGFSDRSEQIVSRGVASAFEAATTETETEPSLTPNVMLNTESSEGYVVKVRGLPWSCSTEEVQRFFSDCKILNGALGIRFIYTREGRPSGEAFAELESEEDVKLALKKDRETMGHRYVEVFKSNNVEMDWVLKHTGPNSPDTANDGFVRLRGLPFGCSKEEIVQFFSGLEIVPNGITLPVDFQGRSTGEAFVQFASQEIAEKALKKHKERIGHRYIEIFKSSRAEVRTHYDPPRKLLAMQRPGPYDRPGLTRGYNSLGRGSSLERMRRGAYGGGYGGYDDYNGYNDGYGFGSDRFGREWTLFSAGMSDHRYGDGGSTFQSTTGHCVHMRGLPYRATENDIYNFFSPLNPVRVHIEIGPDGRVTGEADVEFATHEDAVAAMSKDKANMQHRYVELFLNSTAGGSGGAYGSQMMGAMVKESEGVVQDWNTSTLPGSQSSYGGPANQQLSGGYGGGYGGQSSMSGYVGGIYEVAQQGQALGEGCFESA from the exons GCTTCAGTGACCGAAGCGAGCAGATTGTTTCACGTGGGGTAGCGTCAGCATTTGAAGCTG CAACCACGGAAACGGAGACGGAGCCGAGCCTCACCCCCAATGTGATGCTCAACACGGAGAGCAGCGAGGGATATGTGGTGAAAGTCAGGGGGCTGCCCTGGTCCTGCTCCACCGAGGAGGTGCAGAGGTTTTTCTCTG ATTGCAAAATTCTAAATGGGGCTTTGGGTATCCGTTTCATCTACACCAGGGAGGGCAGACCAAGTGGAGAAGCATTTGCTGAACTTGAATCGGAGGAGGATGTGAAATTGGCACTGAAAAAGGACAGAGAAACAATGGGACACAGATATGTTGAAG TTTTCAAGTCAAACAACGTTGAAATGGATTGGGTTCTGAAGCATACTGGTCCCAACAGCCCTGATACGGCTAATGATGGTTTTGTACGTCTTAGAGGACTCCCATTTGGCTGTAGTAAAGAAGAAATTGTACAGTTTTTTTCAG GGTTGGAAATCGTGCCAAATGGGATAACATTGCCGGTGGACTTCCAGGGGAGGAGTACGGGGGAGGCCTTCGTGCAGTTTGCTTCACAGGAAATAGCTGAAAAGGCTCTAAAGAAACACAAGGAAAGAATAGGGCACAG GTACATTGAGATCTTCAAGAGTAGTCGAGCGGAAGTGCGCACTCACTACGACCCTCCACGCAAGCTGTTGGCAATGCAGAGACCCGGTCCTTACGACAGACCTGGTCTTACGCGGGGATATAACAGTCTTGGTAGAGGAAGTAGCTTGGAAAGAATGAGGCGTGGAGCCTACGGAGGAG GTTATGGAGGTTATGATGACTACAATGGGTATAATGATGGCTATGGTTTTGGTTCTGATAGATTTGGAAGAG AATGGACTCTTTTCTCTGCAGGAATGTCGGACCACAGATACGGCGACGGGGGATCCACCTTCCAGAGCACGACTGGCCACTGCGTCCACATGAGAGGTCTGCCTTACAGAGCTACGGAGAATGATATCTATAAC TTCTTCTCACCTCTGAACCCTGTAAGAGTACACATCGAAATCGGACCAGATGGCAGAGTAACCGGAGAGGCAGACGTTGAATTCGCTACTCATGAGGATGCAGTGGCCGCTATGTCCAAAGACAAAGCAAATATGC AACACAGATATGTAGAACTCTTCTTGAATTCTACAGCAGGAGGAAGTGGTGGTGCCTATGGCAGTCAAATGATGGGAGCAATGG TCAAGGAATCGGAAGGGGTAGTCCAAGATTGGAACACTAGCACATTGCCAG GAAGCCAATCCAGTTACGGTGGTCCAGCTAACCAGCAGCTGAGTGGGGGTTATGGAGGAGGATATGGTGGTCAGAGCAGCATGAGTGGCTATG TAGGCGGTATTTACGAGGTGGCCCAGCAAGGACAGGCGTTGGGGGAAGGATGCTTCGAATCGGCCTGA
- the HNRNPH1 gene encoding heterogeneous nuclear ribonucleoprotein H isoform X3, whose translation MDPCHTEETEGEIPGLGFSDRSEQIVSRGVASAFEAATTETETEPSLTPNVMLNTESSEGYVVKVRGLPWSCSTEEVQRFFSDCKILNGALGIRFIYTREGRPSGEAFAELESEEDVKLALKKDRETMGHRYVEVFKSNNVEMDWVLKHTGPNSPDTANDGFVRLRGLPFGCSKEEIVQFFSGLEIVPNGITLPVDFQGRSTGEAFVQFASQEIAEKALKKHKERIGHRYIEIFKSSRAEVRTHYDPPRKLLAMQRPGPYDRPGLTRGYNSLGRGSSLERMRRGAYGGGYGGYDDYNGYNDGYGFGSDRFGREWTLFSAGMSDHRYGDGGSTFQSTTGHCVHMRGLPYRATENDIYNFFSPLNPVRVHIEIGPDGRVTGEADVEFATHEDAVAAMSKDKANMQHRYVELFLNSTAGGSGGAYGSQMMGAMVKESEGVVQDWNTSTLPGSQSSYGGPANQQLSGGYGGGYGGQSSMSGYVLGTVGGIYEVAQQGQALGEGCFESA comes from the exons GCTTCAGTGACCGAAGCGAGCAGATTGTTTCACGTGGGGTAGCGTCAGCATTTGAAGCTG CAACCACGGAAACGGAGACGGAGCCGAGCCTCACCCCCAATGTGATGCTCAACACGGAGAGCAGCGAGGGATATGTGGTGAAAGTCAGGGGGCTGCCCTGGTCCTGCTCCACCGAGGAGGTGCAGAGGTTTTTCTCTG ATTGCAAAATTCTAAATGGGGCTTTGGGTATCCGTTTCATCTACACCAGGGAGGGCAGACCAAGTGGAGAAGCATTTGCTGAACTTGAATCGGAGGAGGATGTGAAATTGGCACTGAAAAAGGACAGAGAAACAATGGGACACAGATATGTTGAAG TTTTCAAGTCAAACAACGTTGAAATGGATTGGGTTCTGAAGCATACTGGTCCCAACAGCCCTGATACGGCTAATGATGGTTTTGTACGTCTTAGAGGACTCCCATTTGGCTGTAGTAAAGAAGAAATTGTACAGTTTTTTTCAG GGTTGGAAATCGTGCCAAATGGGATAACATTGCCGGTGGACTTCCAGGGGAGGAGTACGGGGGAGGCCTTCGTGCAGTTTGCTTCACAGGAAATAGCTGAAAAGGCTCTAAAGAAACACAAGGAAAGAATAGGGCACAG GTACATTGAGATCTTCAAGAGTAGTCGAGCGGAAGTGCGCACTCACTACGACCCTCCACGCAAGCTGTTGGCAATGCAGAGACCCGGTCCTTACGACAGACCTGGTCTTACGCGGGGATATAACAGTCTTGGTAGAGGAAGTAGCTTGGAAAGAATGAGGCGTGGAGCCTACGGAGGAG GTTATGGAGGTTATGATGACTACAATGGGTATAATGATGGCTATGGTTTTGGTTCTGATAGATTTGGAAGAG AATGGACTCTTTTCTCTGCAGGAATGTCGGACCACAGATACGGCGACGGGGGATCCACCTTCCAGAGCACGACTGGCCACTGCGTCCACATGAGAGGTCTGCCTTACAGAGCTACGGAGAATGATATCTATAAC TTCTTCTCACCTCTGAACCCTGTAAGAGTACACATCGAAATCGGACCAGATGGCAGAGTAACCGGAGAGGCAGACGTTGAATTCGCTACTCATGAGGATGCAGTGGCCGCTATGTCCAAAGACAAAGCAAATATGC AACACAGATATGTAGAACTCTTCTTGAATTCTACAGCAGGAGGAAGTGGTGGTGCCTATGGCAGTCAAATGATGGGAGCAATGG TCAAGGAATCGGAAGGGGTAGTCCAAGATTGGAACACTAGCACATTGCCAG GAAGCCAATCCAGTTACGGTGGTCCAGCTAACCAGCAGCTGAGTGGGGGTTATGGAGGAGGATATGGTGGTCAGAGCAGCATGAGTGGCTATG TATTGGGCACAGTAGGCGGTATTTACGAGGTGGCCCAGCAAGGACAGGCGTTGGGGGAAGGATGCTTCGAATCGGCCTGA
- the HNRNPH1 gene encoding heterogeneous nuclear ribonucleoprotein H isoform X7, with protein MDPCHTEETEGEIPGLGFSDRSEQIVSRGVASAFEAATTETETEPSLTPNVMLNTESSEGYVVKVRGLPWSCSTEEVQRFFSDCKILNGALGIRFIYTREGRPSGEAFAELESEEDVKLALKKDRETMGHRYVEVFKSNNVEMDWVLKHTGPNSPDTANDGFVRLRGLPFGCSKEEIVQFFSGLEIVPNGITLPVDFQGRSTGEAFVQFASQEIAEKALKKHKERIGHRYIEIFKSSRAEVRTHYDPPRKLLAMQRPGPYDRPGLTRGYNSLGRGSSLERMRRGAYGGGYGGYDDYNGYNDGYGFGSDRFGREWTLFSAGMSDHRYGDGGSTFQSTTGHCVHMRGLPYRATENDIYNFFSPLNPVRVHIEIGPDGRVTGEADVEFATHEDAVAAMSKDKANMQHRYVELFLNSTAGGSGGAYGSQMMGAMVKESEGVVQDWNTSTLPGSQSSYGGPANQQLSGGYGGGYGGQSSMSGYGGIYEVAQQGQALGEGCFESA; from the exons GCTTCAGTGACCGAAGCGAGCAGATTGTTTCACGTGGGGTAGCGTCAGCATTTGAAGCTG CAACCACGGAAACGGAGACGGAGCCGAGCCTCACCCCCAATGTGATGCTCAACACGGAGAGCAGCGAGGGATATGTGGTGAAAGTCAGGGGGCTGCCCTGGTCCTGCTCCACCGAGGAGGTGCAGAGGTTTTTCTCTG ATTGCAAAATTCTAAATGGGGCTTTGGGTATCCGTTTCATCTACACCAGGGAGGGCAGACCAAGTGGAGAAGCATTTGCTGAACTTGAATCGGAGGAGGATGTGAAATTGGCACTGAAAAAGGACAGAGAAACAATGGGACACAGATATGTTGAAG TTTTCAAGTCAAACAACGTTGAAATGGATTGGGTTCTGAAGCATACTGGTCCCAACAGCCCTGATACGGCTAATGATGGTTTTGTACGTCTTAGAGGACTCCCATTTGGCTGTAGTAAAGAAGAAATTGTACAGTTTTTTTCAG GGTTGGAAATCGTGCCAAATGGGATAACATTGCCGGTGGACTTCCAGGGGAGGAGTACGGGGGAGGCCTTCGTGCAGTTTGCTTCACAGGAAATAGCTGAAAAGGCTCTAAAGAAACACAAGGAAAGAATAGGGCACAG GTACATTGAGATCTTCAAGAGTAGTCGAGCGGAAGTGCGCACTCACTACGACCCTCCACGCAAGCTGTTGGCAATGCAGAGACCCGGTCCTTACGACAGACCTGGTCTTACGCGGGGATATAACAGTCTTGGTAGAGGAAGTAGCTTGGAAAGAATGAGGCGTGGAGCCTACGGAGGAG GTTATGGAGGTTATGATGACTACAATGGGTATAATGATGGCTATGGTTTTGGTTCTGATAGATTTGGAAGAG AATGGACTCTTTTCTCTGCAGGAATGTCGGACCACAGATACGGCGACGGGGGATCCACCTTCCAGAGCACGACTGGCCACTGCGTCCACATGAGAGGTCTGCCTTACAGAGCTACGGAGAATGATATCTATAAC TTCTTCTCACCTCTGAACCCTGTAAGAGTACACATCGAAATCGGACCAGATGGCAGAGTAACCGGAGAGGCAGACGTTGAATTCGCTACTCATGAGGATGCAGTGGCCGCTATGTCCAAAGACAAAGCAAATATGC AACACAGATATGTAGAACTCTTCTTGAATTCTACAGCAGGAGGAAGTGGTGGTGCCTATGGCAGTCAAATGATGGGAGCAATGG TCAAGGAATCGGAAGGGGTAGTCCAAGATTGGAACACTAGCACATTGCCAG GAAGCCAATCCAGTTACGGTGGTCCAGCTAACCAGCAGCTGAGTGGGGGTTATGGAGGAGGATATGGTGGTCAGAGCAGCATGAGTGGCTATG GCGGTATTTACGAGGTGGCCCAGCAAGGACAGGCGTTGGGGGAAGGATGCTTCGAATCGGCCTGA
- the HNRNPH1 gene encoding heterogeneous nuclear ribonucleoprotein H isoform X2, with translation MDPCHTEETEGEIPGLGFSDRSEQIVSRGVASAFEAATTETETEPSLTPNVMLNTESSEGYVVKVRGLPWSCSTEEVQRFFSDCKILNGALGIRFIYTREGRPSGEAFAELESEEDVKLALKKDRETMGHRYVEVFKSNNVEMDWVLKHTGPNSPDTANDGFVRLRGLPFGCSKEEIVQFFSGLEIVPNGITLPVDFQGRSTGEAFVQFASQEIAEKALKKHKERIGHRYIEIFKSSRAEVRTHYDPPRKLLAMQRPGPYDRPGLTRGYNSLGRGSSLERMRRGAYGGGYGGYDDYNGYNDGYGFGSDRFGRGMSDHRYGDGGSTFQSTTGHCVHMRGLPYRATENDIYNFFSPLNPVRVHIEIGPDGRVTGEADVEFATHEDAVAAMSKDKANMQHRYVELFLNSTAGGSGGAYGSQMMGAMVKESEGVVQDWNTSTLPGSQSSYGGPANQQLSGGYGGGYGGQSSMSGYDPGSQGAMNSSYYSSGNRASMGVNGMGGMSNMSNMSGGWGM, from the exons GCTTCAGTGACCGAAGCGAGCAGATTGTTTCACGTGGGGTAGCGTCAGCATTTGAAGCTG CAACCACGGAAACGGAGACGGAGCCGAGCCTCACCCCCAATGTGATGCTCAACACGGAGAGCAGCGAGGGATATGTGGTGAAAGTCAGGGGGCTGCCCTGGTCCTGCTCCACCGAGGAGGTGCAGAGGTTTTTCTCTG ATTGCAAAATTCTAAATGGGGCTTTGGGTATCCGTTTCATCTACACCAGGGAGGGCAGACCAAGTGGAGAAGCATTTGCTGAACTTGAATCGGAGGAGGATGTGAAATTGGCACTGAAAAAGGACAGAGAAACAATGGGACACAGATATGTTGAAG TTTTCAAGTCAAACAACGTTGAAATGGATTGGGTTCTGAAGCATACTGGTCCCAACAGCCCTGATACGGCTAATGATGGTTTTGTACGTCTTAGAGGACTCCCATTTGGCTGTAGTAAAGAAGAAATTGTACAGTTTTTTTCAG GGTTGGAAATCGTGCCAAATGGGATAACATTGCCGGTGGACTTCCAGGGGAGGAGTACGGGGGAGGCCTTCGTGCAGTTTGCTTCACAGGAAATAGCTGAAAAGGCTCTAAAGAAACACAAGGAAAGAATAGGGCACAG GTACATTGAGATCTTCAAGAGTAGTCGAGCGGAAGTGCGCACTCACTACGACCCTCCACGCAAGCTGTTGGCAATGCAGAGACCCGGTCCTTACGACAGACCTGGTCTTACGCGGGGATATAACAGTCTTGGTAGAGGAAGTAGCTTGGAAAGAATGAGGCGTGGAGCCTACGGAGGAG GTTATGGAGGTTATGATGACTACAATGGGTATAATGATGGCTATGGTTTTGGTTCTGATAGATTTGGAAGAG GAATGTCGGACCACAGATACGGCGACGGGGGATCCACCTTCCAGAGCACGACTGGCCACTGCGTCCACATGAGAGGTCTGCCTTACAGAGCTACGGAGAATGATATCTATAAC TTCTTCTCACCTCTGAACCCTGTAAGAGTACACATCGAAATCGGACCAGATGGCAGAGTAACCGGAGAGGCAGACGTTGAATTCGCTACTCATGAGGATGCAGTGGCCGCTATGTCCAAAGACAAAGCAAATATGC AACACAGATATGTAGAACTCTTCTTGAATTCTACAGCAGGAGGAAGTGGTGGTGCCTATGGCAGTCAAATGATGGGAGCAATGG TCAAGGAATCGGAAGGGGTAGTCCAAGATTGGAACACTAGCACATTGCCAG GAAGCCAATCCAGTTACGGTGGTCCAGCTAACCAGCAGCTGAGTGGGGGTTATGGAGGAGGATATGGTGGTCAGAGCAGCATGAGTGGCTATG ACCCCGGGAGCCAGGGCGCCATGAACAGCAGTTACTACAGCAGCGGGAACCGCGCGTCCATGGGAGTGAACGGCATGGGCGGCATGTCGAACATGTCCAACATGAGTGGTGGCTGGGGAATGTAA